The following proteins are co-located in the Patescibacteria group bacterium genome:
- the cysS gene encoding cysteine--tRNA ligase has product MEFAIKNPQIYLYNTLARQKEIFEPIKHGEVKMYVCGPTVYHYAHIGNLRAYVFADTLRRMLEFNGLRVKQVMNITDVGHLSSDSDSGEDKLEKGAKREGKTVWEVAKFYTTQFLDDLKLLNIETPAVMPKATDHIKEMISLIHLLEKKELTYTADGNVYFDTSKFDHYGLLSGSKVATEQTESRVEIDPNKKHPADFVLWFTRYKYLDHAMMWDSPWGKGFPGWHIECSAMATKYLGEHIDIHTGGVDHIAVHHTNEIAQSEGAFGHKWVNVWMHNDFLQVQDGVKMAKSDDNFLRLQSIIDKGYDPLDYRYYLLGGHYRTKMNFSFAAMDGAKNSLARLKNQIAEIKKDDSKTSNLENQTKYLDRFAAAVNQDLNTAVALAVLWEAVGDAALSKSDKIDLISRFDQVFGLDLLADKVGQIPADVEALVSQRDKARADKDWARSDELRGQIAKLGYSVLDEKSGPKVEKL; this is encoded by the coding sequence GTGGAGTTTGCGATTAAAAATCCTCAAATTTATTTGTATAACACCCTCGCGCGGCAGAAAGAAATCTTTGAGCCGATTAAACATGGCGAGGTTAAAATGTACGTTTGTGGTCCGACCGTTTACCATTATGCTCATATTGGTAATTTACGCGCGTATGTTTTTGCCGACACGCTTAGGCGTATGCTCGAATTTAACGGACTAAGGGTCAAGCAGGTTATGAACATTACCGATGTTGGTCATCTGTCTAGCGATAGCGATAGCGGCGAGGACAAACTGGAAAAAGGCGCCAAGCGTGAGGGCAAAACGGTGTGGGAAGTGGCTAAGTTTTACACCACTCAGTTTTTGGATGATTTGAAGTTATTGAATATTGAAACGCCCGCCGTGATGCCAAAAGCAACCGATCATATTAAAGAAATGATCAGTCTAATTCACTTACTAGAAAAAAAAGAGTTAACTTACACCGCTGATGGTAATGTTTATTTTGACACCTCAAAATTTGACCATTACGGGCTATTGTCAGGATCAAAAGTCGCTACGGAGCAAACCGAATCTCGAGTAGAAATCGATCCGAATAAAAAACATCCAGCCGATTTTGTGCTGTGGTTTACCCGCTATAAATATTTAGATCACGCCATGATGTGGGATTCGCCGTGGGGGAAGGGTTTCCCGGGTTGGCATATTGAATGTAGTGCCATGGCTACCAAATATCTGGGCGAGCATATCGACATTCACACCGGTGGAGTCGATCATATTGCGGTTCATCACACCAACGAAATCGCTCAAAGTGAAGGGGCGTTTGGGCACAAATGGGTAAATGTTTGGATGCACAACGACTTTTTGCAGGTACAAGACGGTGTAAAAATGGCAAAGTCGGACGATAATTTTTTGCGTCTGCAAAGCATCATCGACAAGGGTTACGATCCGCTAGATTATCGCTATTATTTGCTCGGTGGACATTATCGCACCAAAATGAACTTTTCGTTTGCGGCGATGGATGGGGCAAAGAACAGTTTGGCTCGCCTCAAAAATCAAATTGCAGAAATAAAAAAAGACGACAGCAAAACATCTAATTTGGAAAACCAAACCAAATATCTTGACCGATTTGCCGCAGCAGTGAATCAAGATTTGAACACGGCGGTGGCGTTGGCTGTATTGTGGGAGGCGGTAGGTGATGCGGCATTGTCAAAATCAGACAAGATTGATTTAATCAGTCGGTTTGACCAAGTTTTTGGTTTAGATTTATTGGCTGATAAAGTTGGTCAGATTCCAGCCGATGTCGAGGCGCTGGTTAGCCAAAGGGATAAAGCCCGGGCAGATAAAGACTGGGCAAGGTCAGACGAGCTTCGCGGCCAGATTGCAAAGCTGGGTTATTCCGTTTTGGACGAAAAATCTGGTCCAAAAGTTGAAAAATTATGA
- a CDS encoding helix-hairpin-helix domain-containing protein — protein sequence MNIIKDKNNLQIIPGIGKSIALNLRNIGVQTVADLKSKDPEKLFEMSNRFEGKIQDRCLLYVFREAVYYAENPNPDPEKLKWWNWTNG from the coding sequence TTGAATATTATAAAAGATAAAAATAATTTACAAATTATTCCCGGTATAGGCAAAAGTATTGCTTTAAATTTGCGAAATATTGGCGTTCAAACGGTAGCTGATTTGAAAAGTAAAGATCCGGAAAAGCTTTTTGAGATGTCAAATCGTTTTGAAGGCAAAATTCAAGATCGGTGTTTGTTATATGTTTTTCGCGAGGCAGTTTATTATGCCGAAAATCCAAACCCCGATCCGGAAAAACTAAAATGGTGGAACTGGACAAATGGATAA
- a CDS encoding FtsX-like permease family protein has product MRLIDVFRLATRNFRTNRLRTFLTILAVSVATSAILFLVSFGYGLQILTVQQIANSATISTVDVTTSSSSSIIKLDDDAVTKIKALPNVVEVASEMDLEAKINLTSLGTTVVHAVSPTYFTLGDIRADFGNVLGDKSDHQAVVSDAFLSQFNLPVDQASLGKTFTLSYSIVDPNQPTAKTQDFPDDKKYTVAGIIKDPDFSSFVYVTMTDAKALVKTVPYANLKAQASDRNNVIGVKDAIGGLGYVASAPLETLEQLNQVFAVVQATLATLGLIALIISSIGMFNTMTVSLLERTKEIGIMKALGADKSDIWKMFIAESSIIGFCGGLAGVLLGLLLTFGANSILNVLARVYGGQQANIFYSPPWFIFAIILFSTVVGAVTGFYPAKRAAGLNPLKALRYE; this is encoded by the coding sequence ATGCGCTTAATTGACGTATTTAGGTTAGCCACACGAAACTTTCGTACCAACCGATTGCGTACGTTTTTAACCATTCTGGCGGTGTCGGTTGCGACTTCGGCAATTTTGTTTCTGGTTTCATTTGGTTATGGTTTACAGATCTTAACCGTACAACAGATCGCCAATTCTGCCACCATTTCCACTGTTGATGTCACAACGTCGTCATCCTCGTCTATCATTAAGTTAGATGATGACGCGGTTACAAAAATCAAAGCGTTACCAAATGTGGTAGAAGTAGCCAGCGAAATGGATTTAGAGGCTAAAATTAATTTAACTAGCCTTGGCACTACGGTTGTGCACGCAGTTTCGCCAACTTATTTTACCCTTGGAGACATCCGAGCCGATTTTGGCAATGTGTTAGGTGATAAATCGGACCATCAGGCGGTAGTTTCTGACGCATTTTTGTCACAATTTAACCTTCCGGTAGATCAAGCTTCTCTTGGAAAAACATTTACCTTATCTTATAGCATTGTCGATCCGAATCAACCAACCGCCAAAACGCAGGATTTTCCAGACGATAAAAAATATACAGTTGCCGGCATCATTAAAGACCCCGACTTTTCCTCGTTTGTCTATGTTACTATGACAGACGCGAAAGCGCTGGTTAAAACCGTGCCATACGCTAACTTAAAAGCGCAAGCGAGTGATCGTAATAACGTAATTGGGGTAAAGGACGCGATTGGCGGTTTGGGATATGTTGCGTCTGCGCCGCTGGAAACATTGGAGCAGCTTAATCAGGTTTTTGCTGTGGTTCAAGCCACGTTAGCCACTTTGGGGTTAATTGCTCTAATTATTTCATCGATTGGAATGTTTAACACCATGACAGTATCGCTTTTAGAGCGCACCAAAGAGATTGGTATTATGAAAGCCTTAGGTGCAGACAAAAGTGATATTTGGAAGATGTTTATCGCAGAGTCATCGATTATCGGATTTTGTGGTGGATTGGCGGGGGTTTTGTTAGGGTTATTGCTGACGTTTGGAGCTAACTCGATATTAAACGTCTTGGCCCGAGTTTACGGGGGGCAACAAGCCAACATTTTTTACAGTCCACCGTGGTTTATTTTTGCAATTATTTTGTTTTCGACCGTTGTTGGCGCTGTTACCGGATTCTATCCTGCCAAACGTGCCGCCGGTCTAAATCCGCTAAAGGCACTAAGATACGAATAA
- a CDS encoding lysylphosphatidylglycerol synthase transmembrane domain-containing protein, whose translation MKRRKIFSGKLIFFFLMIVFLWIAVSYFAQTKHILTVLAQGQWYWVLMAVIIQLFYYPFYAYFVEGVFKIFKVKLLRKQILPIYLASKFTDVALPVATLGQVAIFVRNGKRNGNEPLNVGIGISFVLLFELVAFAILASAVMVTLSIFDHPPLYMIYTLLILVFLLLLALLFIVRVAIQQKPLNKLFLLMIKVVAKFAGQKNVNISHVHQIIQETGADLRTNLEMVWPSLRLAICTHLLNLVTFAIIFIAFANTFNILAILAGYVACLLFTVVSITPQGVGVAETAMISTLTSFGLDFSVAAVITLAFRGLLYWLPFFPGFYVFSRLELKSEE comes from the coding sequence ATGAAACGACGCAAGATCTTTTCGGGTAAGTTAATTTTCTTTTTTTTGATGATCGTTTTTCTATGGATTGCGGTTTCGTATTTCGCTCAAACTAAACATATTTTGACCGTTTTAGCCCAGGGTCAGTGGTATTGGGTATTGATGGCGGTGATTATTCAACTATTTTACTATCCTTTTTACGCCTATTTTGTGGAGGGCGTTTTTAAGATTTTTAAGGTCAAATTGTTACGTAAACAAATTTTGCCTATCTATCTTGCATCCAAATTTACTGATGTCGCTTTACCGGTTGCTACCTTGGGGCAGGTGGCGATTTTTGTGCGTAACGGCAAACGCAATGGTAACGAACCACTTAATGTGGGTATTGGGATTTCGTTTGTGCTTTTATTTGAGTTGGTTGCTTTTGCCATATTGGCATCGGCGGTGATGGTGACATTATCGATTTTTGACCACCCGCCGCTGTATATGATCTACACCTTGCTGATATTAGTGTTTCTGCTGTTGCTGGCGCTGTTATTTATTGTTCGGGTGGCAATTCAGCAGAAACCGCTTAATAAATTATTTTTGTTGATGATTAAAGTAGTGGCCAAATTTGCCGGGCAAAAGAATGTTAACATTAGCCACGTTCATCAAATCATTCAAGAAACCGGTGCCGATTTACGGACTAATCTGGAGATGGTTTGGCCCAGCTTGCGTTTGGCTATTTGTACGCATTTACTAAACTTAGTCACATTTGCCATAATCTTTATCGCTTTTGCTAATACATTTAATATTTTGGCTATTTTGGCTGGTTATGTGGCGTGTTTGCTGTTTACGGTGGTGTCCATTACCCCTCAAGGTGTTGGGGTAGCAGAAACGGCGATGATCTCTACTCTAACCTCGTTTGGGCTCGATTTTTCGGTGGCGGCGGTTATTACGTTGGCGTTTCGCGGGTTGCTATATTGGCTGCCATTTTTCCCCGGTTTTTACGTCTTTAGCCGTTTAGAACTCAAATCAGAGGAATAG
- a CDS encoding hydrolase: MNKTNNECCPKFDPTLWDGKTLEWDNKKFIKTSVRTFLFIPLNFGAVMTKVVDKVEKSDAKMLDGLVLSEHTSKWNMDLYVAVDQPVPSAENTTLSGKFLCKVYEGDFKDTKAWCDDFEKIAKDNKLNVEKWYMWYTTCPKCAKKYGHNYVVIVAKVK, encoded by the coding sequence ATGAATAAAACAAACAACGAATGCTGTCCGAAATTTGATCCCACGCTTTGGGATGGCAAAACTTTGGAGTGGGATAACAAGAAATTTATCAAAACCAGTGTGCGCACATTTTTATTTATTCCGCTTAATTTTGGCGCGGTGATGACAAAAGTGGTGGATAAAGTCGAAAAATCCGACGCTAAAATGCTAGACGGTTTGGTGCTATCTGAGCACACCTCAAAGTGGAATATGGATCTTTATGTCGCTGTGGATCAACCAGTTCCGAGCGCGGAAAACACTACCTTAAGTGGAAAGTTTTTGTGTAAAGTATATGAGGGTGATTTTAAAGACACAAAGGCTTGGTGCGACGATTTTGAAAAAATCGCCAAGGACAATAAGTTAAATGTCGAAAAATGGTATATGTGGTACACTACTTGTCCCAAATGCGCCAAAAAATATGGTCACAATTACGTGGTCATTGTAGCAAAAGTAAAATAA
- a CDS encoding ABC transporter ATP-binding protein, with the protein MLSVKKISKKFQSGDSVVTAVNDVTLEVPNGVFASIIGKSGSGKSTLLSLIGALDRPSSGEVVVDDQDVTKMGDRRLIKYRRDKIGFVFQGYNLVPNLTAIDNVMLPMEFAGVKYKDRLTRAEKLLKSVGLTDDKFNRRPTRLSGGEQQRVAIARALANKPNLILADEPTGNLDSATGHVIIELLKKLAETEGTTIIAVTHDKGIADKAAITFKLQDGKLVD; encoded by the coding sequence ATGCTTTCAGTTAAAAAAATTTCCAAAAAGTTTCAGTCTGGTGATAGCGTTGTTACGGCGGTTAATGATGTAACACTAGAAGTGCCCAATGGTGTATTTGCCTCGATTATTGGCAAAAGCGGCAGCGGAAAAAGTACCTTGCTCTCGCTGATTGGTGCTTTGGATCGCCCAAGCTCGGGTGAGGTAGTGGTTGATGACCAAGACGTGACCAAAATGGGTGACCGTAGGTTGATTAAATATCGTCGCGACAAAATTGGCTTTGTGTTTCAAGGCTACAACTTAGTACCTAACTTGACTGCAATCGATAACGTAATGTTGCCAATGGAGTTTGCCGGGGTGAAATATAAAGATCGATTAACACGGGCAGAAAAGCTGTTAAAGTCGGTTGGATTAACCGACGATAAGTTTAATCGCCGTCCTACTAGGTTATCGGGTGGAGAGCAGCAAAGAGTGGCAATCGCTCGTGCATTGGCCAATAAACCAAACTTAATTTTAGCAGATGAGCCAACCGGAAATCTGGATAGTGCCACCGGACACGTCATTATCGAGCTACTTAAAAAACTGGCCGAAACAGAGGGCACTACCATCATTGCCGTCACGCACGATAAAGGCATCGCCGACAAAGCCGCGATTACTTTCAAACTACAGGACGGGAAGTTGGTGGACTAA
- a CDS encoding HAMP domain-containing sensor histidine kinase, protein MITFKSAYLRLTLFYVLIVMFISVAFSVTVYKISSAEINRGLNRQTQFFSNFPDELLPARMKQLEQNRESQVTDSANRLKGNLFYFNLLILLLSTLSSYLFAKKTLQPIEDMVESQNRFTADASHELRTPLTAMRSEIEVTLRDPKLKLAEAKQLMASNLDEISKLESLSSALLRLAKYQEQVKTEFKKVELTNAVTEAYEKVQHLADKKQIEFNNEFVDVAVLGDKASLVELFVILLDNAIKYSPEKSTISINISQDEKTANVAVKDQGYGIKQSDLPLIFNRFFRSDNSRAKTKIDGYGLGLSIAKNIVDLHDGEITASSVIGEGSTFTVTLPIE, encoded by the coding sequence ATGATTACATTTAAATCCGCTTATTTACGTCTAACCTTATTTTACGTGCTAATTGTAATGTTTATTAGTGTTGCTTTTTCGGTGACGGTATATAAGATATCGTCCGCTGAAATTAATCGAGGATTAAATCGTCAGACTCAGTTTTTTTCTAACTTTCCGGATGAATTACTTCCGGCGCGTATGAAGCAATTGGAGCAAAATCGAGAGTCGCAAGTAACCGATAGCGCAAATCGGTTAAAGGGGAATTTATTCTATTTTAATCTGCTAATTCTATTGCTATCCACCCTTTCAAGTTATTTGTTCGCGAAAAAGACTTTGCAGCCGATAGAAGATATGGTGGAATCGCAAAATAGATTCACTGCAGACGCTTCGCACGAGCTCCGCACTCCGCTAACCGCGATGCGTAGCGAGATTGAGGTGACCTTACGCGATCCGAAATTAAAACTAGCCGAGGCAAAACAGTTGATGGCTAGTAATTTGGACGAAATTAGCAAACTAGAATCTTTATCTAGCGCGCTGTTGCGTCTGGCTAAATATCAAGAACAGGTTAAAACTGAGTTCAAAAAAGTTGAGCTAACCAACGCCGTAACCGAAGCGTATGAAAAAGTACAGCATTTGGCTGATAAAAAACAAATCGAATTTAATAATGAATTTGTCGATGTTGCGGTGCTTGGAGATAAAGCCAGCTTGGTGGAGCTGTTCGTGATTTTGTTGGATAACGCTATCAAATATAGCCCCGAAAAATCGACTATTTCGATTAATATCAGCCAAGACGAAAAAACCGCCAACGTGGCAGTAAAAGATCAGGGTTATGGTATTAAACAATCTGATTTACCGTTGATTTTCAACCGCTTTTTTCGATCAGACAACTCACGGGCTAAAACCAAAATTGATGGGTATGGTTTAGGTTTATCTATTGCTAAAAATATTGTCGATTTGCACGATGGGGAAATCACGGCAAGTAGTGTAATTGGCGAAGGATCAACGTTTACGGTAACCTTGCCGATAGAATAA
- a CDS encoding cupin domain-containing protein, whose product MKGYHANIEELTRANATFRTVLYTSKGLQLVVMSLKPSEEIGMEVHDVDQFFRFEVGSGKVVIDQNEYSVGDGDVIVVPAGAQHNVINLSAEAELKLYTLYCPPHHTDGTVHQTKADGEADSEHFDGKTTE is encoded by the coding sequence ATGAAAGGATACCACGCTAATATAGAGGAATTAACCCGAGCAAACGCCACATTTCGAACCGTTTTGTACACCTCGAAAGGTTTACAGTTGGTAGTGATGAGTCTGAAGCCAAGCGAAGAAATTGGGATGGAAGTGCATGATGTCGATCAATTTTTTCGTTTTGAAGTTGGCAGCGGCAAAGTAGTGATAGATCAAAATGAGTACAGCGTAGGTGATGGCGATGTTATTGTAGTACCTGCCGGAGCGCAACATAATGTGATTAATTTGTCAGCCGAAGCAGAGCTAAAGTTGTACACGCTTTACTGCCCGCCACACCACACCGATGGCACGGTGCATCAAACCAAAGCAGACGGCGAAGCAGATTCCGAACATTTCGACGGCAAAACTACTGAGTAG
- a CDS encoding DUF5666 domain-containing protein, which translates to MGKEEKSSEIVEKTRYHYPHALKMALILIVLVVIGGVGFGLGRMGSWHRQSKMAKFGTSRMMMGNGMRDGFAARGHMYRQDESQLVLSGDIAKINGNTFSVTAFDGTAYLVNVSSSTSYSKNGAVAKQSDVIVGNFVQVFGTSDSSGNITATSITIR; encoded by the coding sequence ATGGGAAAAGAAGAAAAAAGTAGCGAGATAGTTGAAAAAACTCGTTATCATTACCCTCACGCGTTGAAAATGGCTTTGATTCTGATAGTTTTGGTGGTTATCGGTGGAGTCGGGTTCGGATTGGGACGAATGGGAAGCTGGCATCGTCAAAGTAAGATGGCTAAATTTGGCACGTCTAGAATGATGATGGGCAACGGGATGCGCGATGGATTCGCTGCTCGCGGCCATATGTATCGCCAGGACGAAAGCCAGTTGGTTTTGTCTGGCGATATCGCAAAAATTAACGGCAATACTTTTTCAGTAACCGCGTTTGATGGAACAGCTTACTTGGTAAATGTCTCTAGCTCAACATCGTATTCCAAAAATGGGGCGGTAGCCAAACAGTCCGATGTTATTGTTGGTAATTTTGTTCAAGTTTTTGGTACTTCGGATAGCTCGGGTAATATTACGGCCACGAGTATAACTATTAGATAA
- a CDS encoding FtsX-like permease family protein gives MGAVRRGIKNAFRNNVRTLSVVIILAISLGMSLVMLISMQTVQQKIDNVKSSIGNYITVSPAGIRGFEGGGTLLTDANVSDITKIANVTKTVKVTEDRLTNGTNTSLTSAINPGSFGNRQRNIDFGGDPGSGTSAATPPVNFTLPVTVTGVNDLSVTAALGVSSFDVTSGEKFDANTSDNVAMVGKDLATKNNLSVGSTFQAYGKDVKVVGIFDGGNTFSNSGLVMPIAALQNLSGQSGQISQVIVEASSIDQVSSVETNIKTKLGSAVDVVSQQDSSSNAVTPLQNIKTISLYSLIGSLAAGAVIIFLTMVMIVRERRREIGVLKAIGASNAIIVTQFVSESLILTLISGAVGVVLGLLLSNPVLNVLVNNSSSSTSTSGGPGGFGGGAGRVFARIGSETGDALRNLNANVGYDILLYGFLAAILIAIIGSAIPAYLISKVRPAEVLRSE, from the coding sequence ATGGGTGCAGTACGGCGCGGAATTAAAAATGCCTTTCGTAATAATGTGCGGACGTTGTCGGTGGTAATAATATTAGCAATTAGTTTAGGAATGTCGCTGGTGATGTTGATTTCAATGCAAACGGTGCAACAAAAAATCGATAACGTCAAAAGCTCTATTGGAAACTACATCACCGTTTCTCCGGCAGGTATTCGCGGATTCGAAGGTGGTGGCACATTATTAACCGACGCGAATGTGTCTGATATTACAAAAATTGCCAACGTAACCAAAACTGTAAAAGTTACAGAAGATCGTTTAACTAACGGTACTAATACCAGTTTAACATCGGCTATCAATCCGGGGTCGTTTGGCAACCGCCAACGTAATATCGATTTTGGTGGCGATCCCGGTAGCGGCACTTCCGCCGCAACGCCACCGGTAAACTTTACCCTGCCCGTTACGGTCACTGGTGTAAATGATTTATCGGTTACGGCCGCACTTGGGGTAAGCTCGTTTGATGTAACTAGCGGTGAAAAGTTTGATGCTAACACATCGGACAACGTGGCAATGGTAGGCAAAGATTTGGCCACTAAAAATAATTTGTCGGTTGGCTCTACTTTTCAGGCGTACGGGAAAGACGTGAAAGTGGTTGGAATATTTGATGGCGGCAACACCTTTTCCAACTCTGGCTTAGTAATGCCAATTGCCGCATTGCAAAATCTCTCTGGCCAAAGCGGGCAGATTTCTCAAGTGATCGTAGAAGCTAGCTCAATTGATCAGGTCTCAAGTGTTGAAACTAACATTAAAACCAAGCTGGGTAGCGCGGTTGATGTGGTTTCGCAACAAGATAGTTCAAGCAACGCTGTTACACCACTTCAAAATATCAAAACTATTTCTTTATACAGTTTAATTGGTTCATTAGCGGCAGGGGCAGTCATCATCTTTCTAACCATGGTAATGATTGTGCGCGAACGTCGCCGCGAAATTGGGGTGCTTAAGGCAATCGGGGCATCAAACGCCATTATTGTCACTCAGTTTGTTTCGGAATCACTTATTTTAACGTTAATTAGTGGGGCGGTTGGAGTGGTGTTGGGGTTACTTTTATCCAACCCGGTACTAAATGTATTAGTTAATAATTCAAGTAGTTCCACCTCTACCAGCGGTGGACCGGGTGGGTTTGGCGGCGGTGCTGGCCGGGTTTTTGCTCGGATTGGATCCGAAACCGGCGATGCGCTTCGTAACTTAAATGCCAATGTGGGATATGATATTTTACTTTACGGATTTTTGGCGGCCATCCTCATAGCAATTATTGGAAGCGCCATTCCGGCATATCTTATCTCTAAAGTACGCCCGGCCGAAGTATTAAGATCTGAATAG
- a CDS encoding N-acetylmuramoyl-L-alanine amidase — MVWVYLSRLSGYNTIVKRIITHKFINLSAVFFIIVLSCAVLLLYNANNQPLSTSASATASQPLSTADPAPRVGIQIGHLDVDKLPGELSKLWWNFGAQVGNYTEIATVTKIAELAKQYLNDKGVMVDLLPATIPEGYEADCFVSIHADGNDYDYVSGYKVASSVFDTSSRSTKLAELIETAYQTSTKMDQDKNITTDMTEYYAFNFIKYQHAISASTPGVIIEVGYITNATDRKTIIKQPSLSARGISDGVLAFLDDQN; from the coding sequence ATGGTCTGGGTATATTTAAGTAGATTATCAGGATATAATACTATCGTTAAGCGCATAATTACTCATAAATTTATCAATCTGTCTGCGGTCTTTTTTATTATCGTGTTAAGTTGCGCGGTTTTGTTGTTGTATAACGCCAACAATCAACCCTTATCTACTTCAGCGTCCGCAACCGCATCTCAACCTTTGTCCACTGCCGATCCGGCTCCTCGGGTAGGAATTCAGATTGGTCATTTAGATGTAGATAAATTACCGGGTGAGCTGTCAAAGTTGTGGTGGAATTTTGGGGCGCAAGTTGGTAATTATACCGAGATTGCCACCGTAACCAAAATTGCTGAATTGGCCAAACAATATCTTAACGATAAAGGTGTGATGGTTGATTTGCTGCCGGCGACGATACCGGAAGGCTATGAAGCGGACTGTTTTGTTTCAATACATGCCGATGGCAATGATTATGATTATGTGAGCGGTTATAAAGTGGCATCGTCTGTATTTGACACCTCTTCGCGATCTACTAAGCTAGCTGAATTGATCGAAACTGCCTACCAGACCTCCACTAAAATGGATCAAGATAAAAATATTACTACGGATATGACCGAATATTACGCCTTTAACTTTATTAAGTATCAGCACGCCATTTCTGCCTCTACCCCCGGTGTAATAATTGAGGTGGGATATATTACTAACGCAACTGATCGCAAAACTATTATCAAACAACCAAGTTTGTCTGCCAGAGGTATTTCTGACGGGGTACTAGCATTTTTGGATGATCAAAACTGA
- a CDS encoding response regulator transcription factor — MRILVIEDDYKIAGAIKKGLEQESYAVDVAYDGKDGLGSAMTISYDLIVLDRMLPEVDGIKICMAMREEKKKTPIIMLTAKDRVQDRVEGLNAGADDYLVKPFAFEELLARARALMRRPADIKQNVLEVQDLALDTVNFTVTRDGKNIELSNKEFALLEFLMRNAGRIQTKNNIIDHVWDYDADILPNTVEVFIGYLRNKIDKPFAKKPALINTVRGFGYRIG; from the coding sequence ATGAGAATTTTAGTGATTGAGGATGACTATAAAATCGCTGGCGCAATCAAAAAAGGTTTGGAGCAGGAATCGTACGCGGTGGATGTTGCCTACGATGGTAAAGATGGTCTGGGGTCTGCCATGACCATCAGTTACGATCTAATTGTATTAGATCGAATGTTGCCCGAAGTAGATGGGATAAAAATCTGCATGGCAATGCGTGAAGAAAAGAAAAAAACACCAATAATCATGTTAACCGCTAAAGATCGGGTTCAAGATAGAGTTGAAGGCTTAAACGCTGGCGCAGATGACTATTTAGTCAAACCGTTTGCGTTCGAAGAGCTGCTAGCTCGCGCCCGTGCACTAATGCGACGCCCCGCAGACATTAAGCAAAACGTGCTAGAGGTGCAAGATTTAGCGTTAGATACGGTTAATTTTACGGTAACGCGCGATGGGAAAAATATTGAATTATCGAATAAAGAGTTTGCTCTATTGGAGTTTCTAATGCGAAACGCTGGCCGAATTCAGACTAAAAACAATATTATTGATCATGTTTGGGATTATGATGCCGACATTTTGCCGAATACTGTGGAAGTGTTTATTGGATATTTGCGAAATAAAATCGATAAGCCGTTTGCCAAAAAACCAGCATTAATTAACACGGTGCGTGGGTTTGGGTATAGAATAGGGTAA
- a CDS encoding DUF5668 domain-containing protein, with the protein MFGMILVIVGIIWLLSNLGIITASLAQLIWPLLFIACGLWILMRPKRWYNQMWRRVESESDDKKE; encoded by the coding sequence ATGTTTGGAATGATTTTGGTGATCGTCGGAATTATCTGGCTATTGTCCAACTTAGGGATTATTACCGCTAGTTTAGCGCAGTTAATTTGGCCGTTGTTGTTCATTGCTTGCGGTTTGTGGATTTTGATGCGCCCGAAACGCTGGTATAACCAGATGTGGCGACGGGTTGAGTCTGAATCTGACGACAAAAAAGAATAA
- a CDS encoding transcriptional repressor gives MTKRQTQTKIAVSQYLANITKPVTIKDIYSAIKINNPSVAFSTAYRIIHQMEQQKEVIRIDWRERGSYYEPAHLEHHHHIVCNSCGLVIDVDHATINLNFHRIESLTHFIISEHSVEFRGLCEKCREKS, from the coding sequence ATGACTAAACGTCAAACTCAAACAAAAATTGCGGTTAGCCAATATTTGGCCAACATCACTAAGCCGGTTACAATCAAAGATATTTATTCAGCCATAAAAATTAACAATCCAAGCGTGGCGTTCTCCACCGCTTATCGAATTATTCATCAAATGGAGCAACAAAAAGAAGTTATCAGAATTGATTGGCGCGAAAGAGGCAGTTATTATGAGCCTGCTCACCTAGAACATCACCATCATATCGTTTGTAATAGTTGCGGATTGGTTATTGATGTTGATCACGCCACAATTAATCTGAACTTTCATCGAATAGAAAGTCTTACCCATTTTATTATCTCAGAGCATTCAGTAGAGTTCCGCGGGTTGTGTGAGAAGTGCCGAGAGAAATCATAA